The Alteribacter keqinensis DNA segment GGGATTATCAGATACATGGAAACCTAATTTTGATAGATTTTCCTTTAGTGTGATGGTATCTGGGTGACTTCGACCGTTTTGTAACGGACTGTTTAGTATATCTTCAATCTTTGACCAAGCTTCTTGATCCACTCCCCCTGTTACTGATAGTCCGTAATATGCCTGAAGCTCTCTGACCGTCCTTTCGGTGGTAGGGCCGTACTGTGGCGTTGGGTTCGCTGAAACAACAAAGCCAAGCTTCGCCATGTTTTCTTTTAATAAAACCACATCTTGACGGTAATCACCGATACGCATTGGCGTTTGAATAAGGTCATTCATTTTAGCGAGTGTCACTTCATCTCCGATGCCGTTTTCACGAAGACCATAAAATGCTTGAAAATCTCTAACTCTACTTTCGGTTGACGGACCGTAGGCCGTATTCGGATTATCCGATACATGAAAACCTAACCTTGACAAGTTTTCTTTCAGTGTAATTACATCTGAATGATTCCGGCCGTTTTGCAACGGGCTACTTAAAATCTCATCTATCCTATCTAATGTTGGATGATCCGCAATACCGTTCTCCCTTAAGCCGTAATAGTGCTGAAATGCTCTAACCTGCCGCTCTGTAGAAGGCCCATAAGCTGTATTTGGATTGTCCGACACATGGAAGCCTAGCATAGACAATTTTTCTTTTAATGGGATGGTATCAGCATGGTTTTGACCATTCTGTAGAGGGCTGTTAAGAACCTCTTCTATTTTTGACCACGTTTCTTCACCAACACTCCCTGTTACGGATAAACCATAGTATGACTGAAGCTCTCTCACCGTCCGTTCTGTTGACGGACCATACTGCGGAGTTGGAGTCGCTGAAACAACAAAGCCAAGCTTCGCCATGTTTTCTTTTAATAGAACCGCATCTTGACGGTAATCACCATTTCCCATTGGTGTTCGGATAAGTTCCTCAATTTTAGCAAGCGTTACTTCATCTCCGATCCCGTTTTCACGCAAACCGTAGAACGATTGAAATTCTCTGACTCGTCGTTCGGTAGATGGCCCATAGGCCGTATTCGGATTGTCCGACACATGGAAACCTAATCTTGATAGGTTTTCCTTTAGTGTGATGGTATCTGTATGGTTGCGACCATTACTAAGAGGGCTGCTTAAAATCTCATCTATTTTAGCGAAAGTGAGTTCTCCCGCAACGCCGGATACTTCAAGACCGTAATAGGCTTGAAATTCTTTTACTACACGCTCTGTAGAAGGACCGTAATTCTCGTTTGGATTATCCGATACATGAAAACCTAGAATACTAAGGTTGATTTTCAGATCAATAACTTGTGGATCACGATCACCGTTCTTAAGTCCATCCCCTCCCCCTTGTACCAGACCTGGCGCAACAGTCATCATTAAAAGCATAATCAAACCACTGACTAATCTTTTCTTAATAAGTTTCAACTTTATACTCTCTCCCTACTTATTTTTTGCAAAATTTGCTAGTATTTTGTAAATTTTGACGAAATATAAGGTTTTTCCTAGTTGACTATATCACTTATTAGGATCAATGCACATAGGATTTTTCTATATAATTGGAACCTTACATACATAAAAAAACCGGAATCATTCGTTTTAAATGATTCCGGCTTTCTTTATATCACTGCTTTTTCAGTGGTTATGGGGTAG contains these protein-coding regions:
- a CDS encoding peptidoglycan-binding protein, whose product is MKLIKKRLVSGLIMLLMMTVAPGLVQGGGDGLKNGDRDPQVIDLKINLSILGFHVSDNPNENYGPSTERVVKEFQAYYGLEVSGVAGELTFAKIDEILSSPLSNGRNHTDTITLKENLSRLGFHVSDNPNTAYGPSTERRVREFQSFYGLRENGIGDEVTLAKIEELIRTPMGNGDYRQDAVLLKENMAKLGFVVSATPTPQYGPSTERTVRELQSYYGLSVTGSVGEETWSKIEEVLNSPLQNGQNHADTIPLKEKLSMLGFHVSDNPNTAYGPSTERQVRAFQHYYGLRENGIADHPTLDRIDEILSSPLQNGRNHSDVITLKENLSRLGFHVSDNPNTAYGPSTESRVRDFQAFYGLRENGIGDEVTLAKMNDLIQTPMRIGDYRQDVVLLKENMAKLGFVVSANPTPQYGPTTERTVRELQAYYGLSVTGGVDQEAWSKIEDILNSPLQNGRSHPDTITLKENLSKLGFHVSDNPNTSFGPATESKVKAFQLYYGIRVNGIAEQPTLAKIEEIINSPLKRGESNPEVIELKQDLASLGYVVSSQPNENFGPATEAVVMNFQDDNALRVNGIADEVTLQKIENLKSQSVKIFIDPGHGGRDSGAVAYGLQEKMVALDISLKASEKLTSQYSDVEVMVARTTDTYVDLEERARIANEWGADYFISIHNNAFNGSANGFETFIYNGSVSAETVQRQRDIHNYLIGELGVTNRGMKSANFSVLRNTNMPALLVEYLFIDHPLENTLLASPQYREWLGQITADAIAESFNLADK